GCCACCCGGGGCGGTCGAACAGCTCGGTCTCCCAGAAGTGGTGGTTGGCCTCGGGCTCCTCGACCTCGGTGGACCCGCGCTGCATGCTCTGGAAAAGGAGGAGGTCGCCCACCACGTGCTCGTGCAGGAGGTCGAGCGCCAGGAGCGGGTGGCGCAGGTGGTAGAGGACGCCCATGAAGATGACGAAGTCGAACTTCTCGCCCAGCTTCCCCACGTCGTAGACGGAGAGGTTGCGGTACTCGATGTCGAGCCCGTTGACCTCGGCGGCGAAGCGGGCCTGGGCCAGGTACAGCTCCTCGCTGTCGATCCCCACCACGCGCGCGGCGCCGCGGCGCTTCATCTCCATGGAGTAGAAGCCGGCGTTGCAGCCGATGTCGAGCACGGTCTTCCCGGTCAT
This window of the Longimicrobium sp. genome carries:
- a CDS encoding TIGR04290 family methyltransferase, which codes for MTTTMEAETLTPERIRARVEELRPWFHNLDLMGVQTAPDHFLGDYPNIKWRGFAHAIPQDMTGKTVLDIGCNAGFYSMEMKRRGAARVVGIDSEELYLAQARFAAEVNGLDIEYRNLSVYDVGKLGEKFDFVIFMGVLYHLRHPLLALDLLHEHVVGDLLLFQSMQRGSTEVEEPEANHHFWETELFDRPGWPRMFFVEHRYADDPTNWWIPNAACAEAMLRSAGFEIVAHPEQEVYLCRRGRLPDEQPRAVYPARERGGR